The DNA segment GGTCCAGAAAGTCGGCCGCAAGAAGGTTGCCGTGGCAATGGCAGACGAGGAAGATGCCATTCGGGCAATAATGCACGCCCGTGCGCAGGGTGTGGCCGAGCCGGTGCTGGTGGGCGAGAAGGAGGCCATCCTGCGGACAGCCGAAGAGGCAGGGCTCGACGTAGCAGACTTGCCGATTGAGCATGCGGAAGGCGAGGCCGGTGCGGTGGCAAAAGCCGTGGAGCTCGTGCGTGCCGGGGCCGCGGATGTGCTCATGAAGGGTCGCTGCTCGACGGCTACCTTTCTCAAGGGCATTCTGGACAAAGAGAAAGGCTTGCGTGGTGCCGGACTACTCTCGCACCTTGCCGCCTTTGAAGTGCCGTCTTACCCCAAGCTGATCCTGATGTCCGATGCCGCGATGAATATCTATCCCGACCTGCAGACGAAAGTGGCGATCGTGCAGAATGCGGTCGCTGTGGCACATCGGCTGGGCATACCCAGGCCAAAGGTGGCGCTTATCGCCGCAGTGGAGAAGGTGAACCACGAAGACATGCCGTGCACCGCTGACGCAGCTGTCATAGCCAAGATGGCCGAACGTGGCCAGATCCAGGGGGCGATTGTCGATGGCCCGCTGGCGGTGGACAATGCCCTGAGCGCTAAGTCCTGCGAGGTGAAGGGCATCGCAAGTCCTGTGGGGGGCGACGCGGACATACTCATCATGCCGACCATTGAGGTGGGCAACTGCTTCTACAAAACCCTCACGGTGCTCGCTGGAGCACGCTGCGCCGGCATC comes from the Calditrichota bacterium genome and includes:
- a CDS encoding bifunctional enoyl-CoA hydratase/phosphate acetyltransferase, yielding MRHFDQLVAEVQKVGRKKVAVAMADEEDAIRAIMHARAQGVAEPVLVGEKEAILRTAEEAGLDVADLPIEHAEGEAGAVAKAVELVRAGAADVLMKGRCSTATFLKGILDKEKGLRGAGLLSHLAAFEVPSYPKLILMSDAAMNIYPDLQTKVAIVQNAVAVAHRLGIPRPKVALIAAVEKVNHEDMPCTADAAVIAKMAERGQIQGAIVDGPLAVDNALSAKSCEVKGIASPVGGDADILIMPTIEVGNCFYKTLTVLAGARCAGIIVGAKVPVVLSSRADSDDTKFLSIALAIKVS